Proteins from a single region of Macrotis lagotis isolate mMagLag1 chromosome 2, bilby.v1.9.chrom.fasta, whole genome shotgun sequence:
- the NEMP1 gene encoding nuclear envelope integral membrane protein 1 isoform X1 yields MAGGMKVAPAPAPAASRSPGRRARSSGAVWLRLLLGSCLVCGAAEITVQVTMLQESQFYYANSSQQFCYKNTLVPRWHELWTRVTIRVNSSKVVRVTQVENEEKLKELEQFSLWNLFSSFMKEKLNDTYVNVDLYSTKVCLKVEVIDTDTEYSISLSRRFDPKLFLVFLLGLLLFFCGDLLSRSQIFYYSSGMSLGILASLLILIFLMSKFMPKKSPIYVILVGGWSFSLYLIQLVFKNLQEICRFYWHYLLSYVLIVGFMSFAVCYKYGPLENERSINLLTWALQLTGLLLMYTGVQIRQIAFGLIIIAFCTKNLEYPVQWIYTTYRKVYKAAEKPIPPRLLTEEEYRIQGEVETRKALEELRGYCSSPEFSAWKTVARIQSPKRFADFVEGSSHLTPSEVSVHEQEYGLGSNFAEDELFEDMSFEEEDEEDFMCSSVLQNHIVS; encoded by the exons CTGAAATTACAGTACAAGTGACGATGCTGCAAGAATCCCAATTTTATTATGCAAATAGTAGTCAACAGTTCTGTTATAAAAACACTCTTGTCCCAAGGTGGCATGAATTATGGACCCGAGTGACG ATTCGGGTAAACAGCTCCAAAGTGGTGAGAGTTACACAagtggaaaatgaagagaaattgaaagaactggAGCAGTTCAGTCTCTGGAACTTGTTCTCATCTTTTAtgaaggagaagctgaatgacaCCTATGTCAATGTGGACCTCTACAGCACCAAAGTGTGCCTCAAAGTCGAGGTCATCGATACTGACACAGAGTATAGCATCAGTCTATCCCGCA gatttgACCCCAAACTCTTCCTAGTTTTCCTCCTTGGACTGTTGCTTTTCTTTTGTGGAGACTTACTAAGCAG AAGTCAGATTTTCTACTACTCCTCTGGGATGAGCCTCGGGATTTTGGCCTCTTTGCTCATTTTAATTTTCCTGATGTCCAAGTTCATGCCCAAG AAAAGTCCTATCTATGTCATCCTAGTTGGAGGTTGGTCCTTTTCTCTGTACCTAATACAACTGGTTTTTAAAAACTTACAAGAAATCTGCAGATTTTACTGGCACTATCTTTTAA GTTATGTCCTCATAGTTGGATTCATGAGTTTTGCAGTGTGTTACAAGTATGGACCCTTGGAGAACGAGCGCAGCATCAACTTGCTGACCTGGGCCTTGCAGCTGACCGGACTGTTGCTCATGTATACTGGGGTGCAGATACGGCAGATTGCCTTTGGCCTTATCATCATTGCATTCTGCACTAAAAACCTGGAATACCCTGTTCAGTGGATTTACACTACCTACAG AAAGGTGTATAAGGCAGCAGAAAAGCCGATACCCCCTCGTCTCCTGACAGAAGAAGAATACCGCATCCAGGGGGAAGTGGAGACCCGGAAAGCCCTGGAGGAGCTTCGAGGCTACTGCAGCAGCCCAGAGTTTTCTGCATGGAAAACTGTAGCTCGCATCCAGTCCCCCAAGAG GTTTGCAGATTTTGTGGAAGGATCTTCTCACCTCACACCAAGTGAAGTTTCTGTCCATGAGCAAGAATATGGACTAGGGAGCAATTTTGCAGAGGATGAACTCTTTGAGGACATGTCATTTGAAGAAGAGGACGAGGAGGACTTTATGTGTTCCTCAGTCCTACAGAACCATATAGTGTCTTAG
- the NEMP1 gene encoding nuclear envelope integral membrane protein 1 isoform X2 has product MLQESQFYYANSSQQFCYKNTLVPRWHELWTRVTIRVNSSKVVRVTQVENEEKLKELEQFSLWNLFSSFMKEKLNDTYVNVDLYSTKVCLKVEVIDTDTEYSISLSRRFDPKLFLVFLLGLLLFFCGDLLSRSQIFYYSSGMSLGILASLLILIFLMSKFMPKKSPIYVILVGGWSFSLYLIQLVFKNLQEICRFYWHYLLSYVLIVGFMSFAVCYKYGPLENERSINLLTWALQLTGLLLMYTGVQIRQIAFGLIIIAFCTKNLEYPVQWIYTTYRKVYKAAEKPIPPRLLTEEEYRIQGEVETRKALEELRGYCSSPEFSAWKTVARIQSPKRFADFVEGSSHLTPSEVSVHEQEYGLGSNFAEDELFEDMSFEEEDEEDFMCSSVLQNHIVS; this is encoded by the exons ATGCTGCAAGAATCCCAATTTTATTATGCAAATAGTAGTCAACAGTTCTGTTATAAAAACACTCTTGTCCCAAGGTGGCATGAATTATGGACCCGAGTGACG ATTCGGGTAAACAGCTCCAAAGTGGTGAGAGTTACACAagtggaaaatgaagagaaattgaaagaactggAGCAGTTCAGTCTCTGGAACTTGTTCTCATCTTTTAtgaaggagaagctgaatgacaCCTATGTCAATGTGGACCTCTACAGCACCAAAGTGTGCCTCAAAGTCGAGGTCATCGATACTGACACAGAGTATAGCATCAGTCTATCCCGCA gatttgACCCCAAACTCTTCCTAGTTTTCCTCCTTGGACTGTTGCTTTTCTTTTGTGGAGACTTACTAAGCAG AAGTCAGATTTTCTACTACTCCTCTGGGATGAGCCTCGGGATTTTGGCCTCTTTGCTCATTTTAATTTTCCTGATGTCCAAGTTCATGCCCAAG AAAAGTCCTATCTATGTCATCCTAGTTGGAGGTTGGTCCTTTTCTCTGTACCTAATACAACTGGTTTTTAAAAACTTACAAGAAATCTGCAGATTTTACTGGCACTATCTTTTAA GTTATGTCCTCATAGTTGGATTCATGAGTTTTGCAGTGTGTTACAAGTATGGACCCTTGGAGAACGAGCGCAGCATCAACTTGCTGACCTGGGCCTTGCAGCTGACCGGACTGTTGCTCATGTATACTGGGGTGCAGATACGGCAGATTGCCTTTGGCCTTATCATCATTGCATTCTGCACTAAAAACCTGGAATACCCTGTTCAGTGGATTTACACTACCTACAG AAAGGTGTATAAGGCAGCAGAAAAGCCGATACCCCCTCGTCTCCTGACAGAAGAAGAATACCGCATCCAGGGGGAAGTGGAGACCCGGAAAGCCCTGGAGGAGCTTCGAGGCTACTGCAGCAGCCCAGAGTTTTCTGCATGGAAAACTGTAGCTCGCATCCAGTCCCCCAAGAG GTTTGCAGATTTTGTGGAAGGATCTTCTCACCTCACACCAAGTGAAGTTTCTGTCCATGAGCAAGAATATGGACTAGGGAGCAATTTTGCAGAGGATGAACTCTTTGAGGACATGTCATTTGAAGAAGAGGACGAGGAGGACTTTATGTGTTCCTCAGTCCTACAGAACCATATAGTGTCTTAG